The DNA region ATCTCGTCCTGAGAGGCGCCGCGGTACACCCGGATGCCCTGCCCCACGCATTCGATGTACATCCAATACCACGCACCCTCGACCGTCTCGAACGCCGTTGCGTTCGCTTCCAGCGGGGCCCCGCCCAGGCTGTCAACCAGCGCCACGCGGTCCTTATGAATCCGCACCCCCAAGCGCGCCCCAAGGGACGGCTCGTTGATCTCGTCCGTGCGCACGAAAACCGTCGCGTAGTCCGTGTTCTCGCCCGTGTTGATCTCCATGTTCGCGTAACGCAACCACAGCCCAAGGTCCTTGTCCGAACCGTTGTTGTATTGGATGAGACCGCTGTTCGCAGGCGCGATCTGCGCTAGGTGTCCGTCCGTCACCTGCCACGCTGTGCCCCCGCCATCGTCCCACGGGGCGGACAACCCGCCGGCAAAATCGTCGTGCCACGCCACGTTGCTTGCATTCGGCGCGGGCGGTGCCGGCTCGTCCAGCTTACGCTCCGTGCGCACCATCAAATTGCGGTAGTCATACTCGAACGCCGACTCGGATATCCGGTCCTTGTCGCGTATGGTCAAGTTACCCGCCGGGTCGTAGTCCCGCGTCGTCTCGAACGGCGTCACGCTGTATTCGTTCACCAGCGCCTCGGCCGCCTGCATCGCATAATCCTGCTGCGCGGGCTGGCCCCCTCCCACCGTGACCGCCACGTTGAATCGGTTGCCCGCAGCGTCCAGCGCGTAGTCCCGCACGACAGCGTCACCAGTCAACGGTTGCCGCGTGGACGACACCATCCGCGACAAGCCGTCATACGCATACCCAAACGACGTCTCCGGCCCGCCGTCGCGCGAGTCCACACGCTGCGTCTTGTTGTGCAACGCGTCCCACGCATAGGTCCGCGCGTCCACTACAACCGGGTTGCCGCCAATGTCCGTTGTGAAGTGCGTTGTAGACAGCGGCCGCCCGCGACTGTCGAAATGCGAATCGCACCAAGTGCCGTTTCCGTTCTCCCGCCGCTCCACGCGCCCGCCTGCGCCAAGGTACTTGTAACTCGCCAGCGTCCCGCCCTGGTTCGAGCCGACCGTCTCCAACCGTTCCAGTTCGTCGAACGTCTGCGTGACGGTACGCCCACCCGGATACGAGATCGACACCGGGTTCGACACCGCATCATACGTCGTGGTCGTCGTAAACGCCTCGTCGTCGGACTTGAACGTCAGTGTCTCCTCGAGCAGGTTGCCCAGCGAATCGTAGACCCGCTCGATCAGCGCGGCGTCGTTCTCCGCCAGCACGAGGTTCGACACCGCATCGTATCCAAACACTTCCGGTTCGCCCGGCCCGTCCACACCCGCAGCCGCGTTCACCGTCTTTTGGATCACGCGCCCGATCGCGTCGCGCTGATATCCAGTTACCGTTCCATTCGCGTCGGTCTCTTCGATCACTTCGCCGTGCGCGTTGTATTCATAGAAGTGCGCGGTTCCGTCCGCCATGCCGCGGGCCGTCACGCGCCCCAGCCCATCATACGTGTATGACGACGTGTTACTGTTGCCGTCCTCCTGCTGCAGCAGCCGGAAGTCATTGTCCCAAGTTTGGAACAAATCCACGCCCTCCGGCAAATGGCTTTCGAGGAGTCGATCTAAACCGTCATATACGAAGGTGGACTCGTTGTCGGCCGCATCCACCGTTCTGGTAAGGTTCCCGCGCGAGTCGTACCAGCGCTTCGTGACGTAGTCGCCTTCCACTCGCTTCTCGACGGTCTTCACGGGACGCTTGAGGCCGTCAACGTATGTTTCGGTGATGATTGTCTGATCCGTGAACCCGGGCTCGTCGGCCGCCGCTAGTGATGACCGCTCCAGCCGCGAAATAGTAACTTTTTGCAGCCCCGCCGCGATGGAGTACGTAAAGGTACTCTCGTTCCCCAAATCGTCCAGGATCGATGCCTGCCGCGACATGCTGTCGTACGCGAAGGTTAGCGTGTGCCCATTCGCGTTCGTGGTTGACGCCACCAATGAATTTGGAAAGTACGTTGCTCCTGTCGTGACCGTGCCCAAACTCGTGGGCGGGTTGGCACTGAGATCGTACTTCGTAACGATCGATTGAATTTCGCGATTCAGTTCGTCGTATTGTTTCGCGGTAGCGCCTACAAGATTTCCGCCGCTATCGCGTGTCTGAACGTTTAACATGTTTCCATTGGCGTCGTAATTGTACGTTTGCGTGCGTCCAAGCGGGTCCGTTGTTTCTTCCAGGCGTCCGAGGTCATCATATGCATACGCGAACAGCCGCTGCTCAGGGCCTGCGGCGTCGACCCGCTCGGCGAGGTTTCCGTTCAAGTCGTACGCGAATCGCGAAACTTGCACATCGCTCGTGCCATAGCCGACGTGCTGTTCGAACAGGTAGTCGCGTTCGTCGTAGAAGAACCGGACAACGTTGCCTTCCGGCGACGTTCTCTCGATCAGATTACGGTTGTCGTCATAGGCAAACGTCGTGACAATAGGGTCCTGCCAAGTTTTTATCTGCGGCCCGCTGACACCGCCGGATAATGTGTACCCTCCCGCGTATCGCGTTTCGCTTACGACATTGCCGAGCACGTCGTACTCGTAGACGGTCCGGATCGCGTCGGACGGTCCGGTATCGCCTTCGACGATGACTTCATCGACCCGATCGGCTGCGTCATAATAGATGTCCGTTTGATAGTCGTGGGCGGTTCCATCGGCGTCCAGCACCGTTTGGACGACCTGGACAACCTGATCCAATTCGTTTACGGCGTAGTTTGTTACATTTCCAAAGGGGTCAGTCTTTTCGAAGAGTTGTCCGAAATAGCCGCGCTCGAATCGCGTCTCCAACTCTTCCCCGCCAACGTCTACCGTGATCTTGTTCAGATAGCCGAGCCCGTTGTTTTCGTAGTCGAACCGATCCACGCGCCGCGCCGTCCCATTTGAGGGATGGGTGATCGTTGCCAACTGGCCGGACCACGTATAGGTAAAATCCTGTTCAGCTAACAGCGTGGTCTCGCCCGAGTCCCAATGCTGGGTCCGAGTGCGGTTGCCGTTCGTGTCGTACGAGTGCTTTGTGACGTTTCCGTTTGGATCGGTTGCGCGTGTCACGAAGTCGCGCATATTGCGGCTGCCGAACCCCTCGAGATACTCGAACGTCTGTGCAACGCCCACCCCATGCGCGACAGCGATCAGGTTCCCCTCTTTTAACCTCGATCCGGTGCCGTAGGTGAACGTCGTGACATTTCCTCCAGGGTGCGTTATCGACGTCACGAGGTGGTCCGTGTTGTACGACATGAGGGTATCGAAGCTGTCCGGGTCCGACGCACGCAGCTTGCCCGTAGGCCTGTTCACCGTCTCGGTCGTTTGCGAAACCGGATCGGCGACTCCGGTGAATTCCTGCATCAGGATCGGACGGTTCCATGCGTCAAAGTAGTACTCGGACACGTGACCGTTGCGATCGTTGACGATCGCTTTGGCCTCTGCTTCGAGTAGAGGGTGGCCCGATGGGGGAGAAGGGTTCTCGATATAGGTAATATCGATAATGTCGTTAGTCTGCCCGTCCTCCGCGCGTCCCCACACCTGCCGGACAACGCGATCGAACTGAAAGTCCTCGGGATCCGTGGTTTCCGAATAAAAGTTCAGCAGATACGCATTTCCGGCCCCGTCCCTTACCCTGAACAGATTGTGGTTGAGATCGTCGTTTTCGTATCCCTTCGTGTATGTGTAATAGCGCGTCTTGCCATCAAGATACTCATGACCATCGATGCCGGTTACTTTTGGCGAACGCACGCTCCTGAGGTCGCCCTTCGGCCCGCCCGTATCGAGCGCCCCAAAATACGTGTATTTGACCTCCCGATCCCCGCAATGCACCCGGTCGAGCCGGTTGTACAGATAGTCGATATAAATGTGTCTTCCCATCGTATCGTACACGTCGGAAAGTCGATGTTTGAAGTCGTACTCAAACATCATGGTGTTTCCGTTACGGTCTTCCATGGCGGTGATTTTTCCAAGGTGCAGAGATGGTAATTGGTAGGCCGATGTAAGCGCCGAAAAGTGCCATTTCATGCCGTCCTCGAAATGCAGCGTGTAGGTGCCGTCGCCGTTTAATTGCACGTGGCCAAAAAAGCCAGGCGTTTCGTATCGCCCATCACCCACGTGGATGTATGTTTCGCGGCGTGACTCCGCTCCGTCATGGAGAACAAGTACGTCTCCGGAGACTTCTTTGATGTAGATGTTATAGGAATGGTCCCAATTGTTTCCCAGCCAGGTTGACGACGGAATCTTCGACCGATACGTGCGTTTCCATACGAAATCAAAGCCGCGTCCTTTGATTGCCAGGTCGGTTTCCTGCAGTACGAACTCCCCCGAGAAATAGTTCAACGGATCGGTCTCGTCCCCCGGGTTATCGCCGGCGTTTTCTTGATTTTCATTTGCCTGATCTACAACAGCTGGGGAGTCGTTATCTGGATAGGGTTCTTCGCCTTCGCCCTCGCCCTCGCCTTCGCCCTCGCCTTCGCCCTCGCCCGCGCCCTCGCCTTCGCCCTCGCCCTCGCCTTGGCCTTCACCTCCGCCTCCGCCTTGGCCTTCACCTCCGCCTCCGCCTTGGCCCTCACCTCCGCCTCCGCCTTGGCCCTCACCTTCCCCCTCGCCCTCGCCCTCGCCTTCGCCCTCGCCTTCGCCCTCGCCCTCGCCCTCGCCCTCGCCTTCACCCTCGCCTTCGCCTTCACCCTCGCCTTCGCCTTCACCCTCGCCTTCGCCTTCACCCTCGCCTTCGCCTTCACCCTCGCCTTCACCCTCGCCTTCGCCTTCGCCTTCGCCCTCGCCCTCGCCTTCGCCCTCGCCTTCGCCCTCGCCTTCGCCCTCGCCCTCGCCTTCGCCCTCGCCTTCGCCCTCGCCTTCGCCCTCGCCTTCGCCCTCGCCCTCGCCTTCGCCCTCGCCTTCGCCCTCGCCTTCGCACGTGCACTCCCCACCGTCCTGGCAGCCGCAGTCGCACTTGACAACGCACGTCTCTCCTCCACTTTGTGCCGCTGACAGGTTCGGTGTCGGAGAATTGGGCACCGCTTTTGTCGAACTGCCGCATGCCTGTATATTGTAGGGATCGGAAGGCGCGGTGATCGGCTGATTGTTTTCGTCGCGGCATTCCAAAAGATTACCCGTGCTGCCGTAGATGTAGTGTTCTTCGTGCCCGCCGTCGAGGGTGCGCTCTATCAGACGACCGTAATGATCATAAGAAAACGCCGTTTCACAATCGCTCGAACACGTCTGTTGCGACACAATCTGACCGATCAGGTTGTATTCGAGGGCATTTACCACCTGCCCATTGATATAATTCCCAACTGGCTGGTGCACCGTATTGTAAGCATAGCCGTGCGTGGTGATGTTTCCGATTTCGTCGTCATTTAGCACAAGCTCGATCTGGCCGTGAAACGTGTACCAGTTACTCTCGGTCGCCCCGCTGGGGTAGATCTTGCTAGTGAGGAGCCCGGGGTAAGCCGAGTCGAGGTATTCGTATTCGGCGACGGGTACTTCGTTGAGGGCTTCGGTGAGGACGTTGCCGAAGCCGTCGTAGGTGAATTCGACTTCGTCTCCGTTGGGGTCGGTTTTGGAGATGATGTTGCCGTTGGTGTCGTATGCGAAGGTCCACTGGTTGCCGTTGCCGTCGGAGGCGTTGGTGACTTGGCCGTATTGGTCATAGGCGAGTTTGTAGCCGGTGGAGCGGGAGATTTCGATTTCATATCCGCGGTAGCTGATTTCGACGTCGTACCAGCGGCCCTGTTCGCTGGTGGCGCTGGTGTTGTTGGCGAGCACCGTCCACGAGCCGCTCTTTTTTTGCTGCAATTCGATTTTTCCTGGATAGACCAGAAGCAGAAGGCCGTCCGAACCGTCGGCGTTGAAACGGAAATAAATCAAGCCGAAAGCGTTTGGATTAGAGGTGTCGGCGCAATAGTAGGAAAACGCAAGCGTGCCTTCGGGATCGACCTGGTTGGTCGAAATGTTTGCAACCGTGGCGGCCGGAGTCGATCTGAGGTATCTGTTTGACGCGTCCCACGTGCCGCTGCCGACGGTCCAGCCTGTGTAATTGCCGTCGTTGAAATTATCGGAAAAGGCGGTCGTGCCGAGGCCCGGTTTGGTGATGAGCATGTTGTCGAGGCGCAGCACGTCACCCGAGGGTACGTAGGCGTCGAAGCGGTCCGTGCTCGTTACCGTTGCGGCGGTTGTGCTGAGAATGAGCGAGAGAGGTTGCCCCTGTTGGGCGCGGTACACCTCGATGTTGGATCCGGTCGACTTAACGTGGACGTTGTACCAGGTGTCGAGCGTGGTGTCGGCGTCGGTATTGATCTGCAGGTTGGACGTTACGTCGTTGACAGTTTGGGACAGGCGCATTTCGTCCGCGAAGACCATCAGTTGGACGCGGTCGGATGTTGTCGAATTGTATCGGGGATGGATGATGACCGGATCGGTGTGACCGTCCGTGTCGAGGTAATAGGAAAACCAGATGTCGGTGTCGGGTTCGGTTTGCGCGATGTAGCTGCCGCCAGTGAGGTTTATGTAGCCGCCGGTGACGGTGTAATTTGAGCCATTCCAGCCTTGGGCGACTCCGTCCGCGAGGTCCTCGACGTAGACTGTCGGATAGGACGTCCGTTTGAAGTTGTCGAAGCGGAAGTCGCTGGATGCACCACGTTGGACGAGCAGTTTCGATGCTGCGACGATTGATGCCTTGTTCGTGCTGAGGACGGTGGACTTTGCGTTTGCGCCGGGCCCGTAAACCTGGGTGAGTCTGAGGTTGGAGTCGTATTCGAGATAGGTATCGACGTCGCCCGACGTCTTTTGGATCGGGTATAGCGATTCAATGGACGAGCCGCCCGTGGGATAGGTGTACGTGACGGGGTCTTCGCCGTCTACCGTGGCGGTCTCGAGCCGGCCCTGACCGGTGTAGGTGTACTCCGCGAACGTCGCCCCGCTCGGGTCTTTGATCTCGATCAAATCCATGTTGTCGTATTCGTACACCCACTCGTCGCCGGTTGAGGAGCCGGGCGTGGGAAAATAGACGTACTTCGCAGGGCGGTAGCCGTGCGGGCCCGCGACGATGAGCAACTTGGAGAGATTGGTCTGGGTGACGGAGTCTTTGTTCAGTATAGTCACGTCGCTATGGCCCGTGCCGGTGACCGTCTTGTCGTAGGTGGTTTCCAGCCCATTCGGGTAGGTGACTTTAACCACGTAGGCCTGCGGCCCATACGTGGGGTGCATCTTGTGTTCCGTGCTGATGAGGAATTCGTTGCCTTCCTTGTCGGTAATCTTGGAGATGTAGCGTCCAACGAGCGTCCCTAGGGGTGCTTCGGGATCAGGGCTGGGAGATGAATCGTACTCATAGGCAACGACGCCGCCGCCGTTATCGGTCACCGACGTCAGTTCGTTCCATGTACTGAGGGGATCTTCCGTATAGCCGTAGGTTATGGTTTGAAGCACGTCGGTGTCAGATTTCAACTGGACCGAACTAAAAAGACCGTTCGTTCCATAATTGAACTGCAAATAGCGGTTGTCTCCGGCGGGGGCGTGAATCTTGATGAGGCGCGCGGTCAGCATATTCGCCCCGTCGTACTCGAAGGTAAGGCGATTGCCGCTCGTGTCTTCAAGGTATTCCGGGCGCGCAACGATGAGTTCGCTGGTCGCTTCGACCGGGGCAAGAAAGCTGTAACTCAACCCCGTTGGCGCGGTGTGCACAAACTTGCCGGTGGTCGCGTCGCGCATCACCATCGAGCCGCGCGCCCACGTCACGACATCGCCGTCAAAGTCGTAAAAATCAGTATTGCCAATGCGCCCGAGATACGCATATGACGTTAAGTTGCCGGCATCGTCTCGCAGCATGAGCGACGACGGTGCGCCGTTCGCTTCCTCGGCCCCCGAGACCTGCAGCACTACGTGATAGTTATGCGTCCAACTTGCGCCCACCATGTTCTGCCAGGGATAGAGCTGGCGGGACAACGCGGTACGGTGATACCCCCACGGGTTCCGGTAGTCCCGGCGGAACACGAGTCGCAGCGAGCCGCGAACGGGCACGTCGATGTCGCGTTCGT from Candidatus Hydrogenedentota bacterium includes:
- a CDS encoding tetratricopeptide repeat protein; this encodes MRVLRGTGRGVRVAVTVAIIGILLCTARVYSGPESGPSPEDPNGQREAPAPQPKAIPSDRLNTTASQAAFVSSTRKSPFPDAALTLASYDNSLTQDATDSAAYDRTVFISEVCSDVDELIDAERQSSASERIPEAAAKLTEAQIQFREDKLPEGAAKLVEVMDRFPGSGASKISNRALTSLQELAQTGQISETEVEQFAALLPSWSECRSAESKYLLLDFARTRADAAKALGEKSAKQAYNEETRAAAWQLMLEFPESPIQIDVPVLYYEASAKLSPEDARGAADDLTEFIEQEPESMARWAARSVLAMHLHRAAHDLEGARIQQVNFLKESEKPFIQNVLTDDTVYDWVKALIEYEIGKAMFNLGRRQQAIQQFENVVTNYPDGGWPTMLSAYMKAFVTDQDNYENPNLGIAALGEFLEQYPKSPYAPKAMWNLASIYFRESDYANAAALFQEVTERWPGTNEAVASEDTINYLVTYNYLPSQMVSRRDKGRQPTDLIRTAQLCGPTALQKLLSHRGITATVQELAALARTDGAGTSMLGLVEAAKRKGTDLIGVEAESVDTLKTPFIAFVNGNHFVTVVSVTKETVTVEDMNEPQSNISLAEFMAKWDRKALVLKESVERPDIIQLALMERIRGGADPDPPTDPSEGGLPTACPNQQDPGECDHDTFGMATGLGGAGFPSGLPKIELFDNPILNGDLADAINFATLPTTTTPGNPPSLVSPKPSSTAGVDIPGIHLRIVGYQGAVTLHERDIDVPVRGSLRLVFRRDYRNPWGYHRTALSRQLYPWQNMVGASWTHNYHVVLQVSGAEEANGAPSSLMLRDDAGNLTSYAYLGRIGNTDFYDFDGDVVTWARGSMVMRDATTGKFVHTAPTGLSYSFLAPVEATSELIVARPEYLEDTSGNRLTFEYDGANMLTARLIKIHAPAGDNRYLQFNYGTNGLFSSVQLKSDTDVLQTITYGYTEDPLSTWNELTSVTDNGGGVVAYEYDSSPSPDPEAPLGTLVGRYISKITDKEGNEFLISTEHKMHPTYGPQAYVVKVTYPNGLETTYDKTVTGTGHSDVTILNKDSVTQTNLSKLLIVAGPHGYRPAKYVYFPTPGSSTGDEWVYEYDNMDLIEIKDPSGATFAEYTYTGQGRLETATVDGEDPVTYTYPTGGSSIESLYPIQKTSGDVDTYLEYDSNLRLTQVYGPGANAKSTVLSTNKASIVAASKLLVQRGASSDFRFDNFKRTSYPTVYVEDLADGVAQGWNGSNYTVTGGYINLTGGSYIAQTEPDTDIWFSYYLDTDGHTDPVIIHPRYNSTTSDRVQLMVFADEMRLSQTVNDVTSNLQINTDADTTLDTWYNVHVKSTGSNIEVYRAQQGQPLSLILSTTAATVTSTDRFDAYVPSGDVLRLDNMLITKPGLGTTAFSDNFNDGNYTGWTVGSGTWDASNRYLRSTPAATVANISTNQVDPEGTLAFSYYCADTSNPNAFGLIYFRFNADGSDGLLLLVYPGKIELQQKKSGSWTVLANNTSATSEQGRWYDVEISYRGYEIEISRSTGYKLAYDQYGQVTNASDGNGNQWTFAYDTNGNIISKTDPNGDEVEFTYDGFGNVLTEALNEVPVAEYEYLDSAYPGLLTSKIYPSGATESNWYTFHGQIELVLNDDEIGNITTHGYAYNTVHQPVGNYINGQVVNALEYNLIGQIVSQQTCSSDCETAFSYDHYGRLIERTLDGGHEEHYIYGSTGNLLECRDENNQPITAPSDPYNIQACGSSTKAVPNSPTPNLSAAQSGGETCVVKCDCGCQDGGECTCEGEGEGEGEGEGEGEGEGEGEGEGEGEGEGEGEGEGEGEGEGEGEGEGEGEGEGEGEGEGEGEGEGEGEGEGEGEGEGEGEGEGEGEGEGEGEGEGEGEGEGEGEGEGQGGGGGEGQGGGGGEGQGGGGGEGQGEGEGEGEGAGEGEGEGEGEGEGEGEEPYPDNDSPAVVDQANENQENAGDNPGDETDPLNYFSGEFVLQETDLAIKGRGFDFVWKRTYRSKIPSSTWLGNNWDHSYNIYIKEVSGDVLVLHDGAESRRETYIHVGDGRYETPGFFGHVQLNGDGTYTLHFEDGMKWHFSALTSAYQLPSLHLGKITAMEDRNGNTMMFEYDFKHRLSDVYDTMGRHIYIDYLYNRLDRVHCGDREVKYTYFGALDTGGPKGDLRSVRSPKVTGIDGHEYLDGKTRYYTYTKGYENDDLNHNLFRVRDGAGNAYLLNFYSETTDPEDFQFDRVVRQVWGRAEDGQTNDIIDITYIENPSPPSGHPLLEAEAKAIVNDRNGHVSEYYFDAWNRPILMQEFTGVADPVSQTTETVNRPTGKLRASDPDSFDTLMSYNTDHLVTSITHPGGNVTTFTYGTGSRLKEGNLIAVAHGVGVAQTFEYLEGFGSRNMRDFVTRATDPNGNVTKHSYDTNGNRTRTQHWDSGETTLLAEQDFTYTWSGQLATITHPSNGTARRVDRFDYENNGLGYLNKITVDVGGEELETRFERGYFGQLFEKTDPFGNVTNYAVNELDQVVQVVQTVLDADGTAHDYQTDIYYDAADRVDEVIVEGDTGPSDAIRTVYEYDVLGNVVSETRYAGGYTLSGGVSGPQIKTWQDPIVTTFAYDDNRNLIERTSPEGNVVRFFYDERDYLFEQHVGYGTSDVQVSRFAYDLNGNLAERVDAAGPEQRLFAYAYDDLGRLEETTDPLGRTQTYNYDANGNMLNVQTRDSGGNLVGATAKQYDELNREIQSIVTKYDLSANPPTSLGTVTTGATYFPNSLVASTTNANGHTLTFAYDSMSRQASILDDLGNESTFTYSIAAGLQKVTISRLERSSLAAADEPGFTDQTIITETYVDGLKRPVKTVEKRVEGDYVTKRWYDSRGNLTRTVDAADNESTFVYDGLDRLLESHLPEGVDLFQTWDNDFRLLQQEDGNSNTSSYTYDGLGRVTARGMADGTAHFYEYNAHGEVIEETDANGTVTGYQRDAIGRVIQKTVNAAAGVDGPGEPEVFGYDAVSNLVLAENDAALIERVYDSLGNLLEETLTFKSDDEAFTTTTTYDAVSNPVSISYPGGRTVTQTFDELERLETVGSNQGGTLASYKYLGAGGRVERRENGNGTWCDSHFDSRGRPLSTTHFTTDIGGNPVVVDARTYAWDALHNKTQRVDSRDGGPETSFGYAYDGLSRMVSSTRQPLTGDAVVRDYALDAAGNRFNVAVTVGGGQPAQQDYAMQAAEALVNEYSVTPFETTRDYDPAGNLTIRDKDRISESAFEYDYRNLMVRTERKLDEPAPPAPNASNVAWHDDFAGGLSAPWDDGGGTAWQVTDGHLAQIAPANSGLIQYNNGSDKDLGLWLRYANMEINTGENTDYATVFVRTDEINEPSLGARLGVRIHKDRVALVDSLGGAPLEANATAFETVEGAWYWMYIECVGQGIRVYRGASQDEMVLVLSAGANVVPEPTQDTEGYVEIWKPGQFGDYRFDDFTMVEAPETDVVEASYVYDALGRRIEKT